The following proteins are encoded in a genomic region of Acidobacteriota bacterium:
- a CDS encoding group III truncated hemoglobin, with amino-acid sequence MRDIETRTDIDLVMRVFYERALADEVIGYIFRDVAKLDLEHHLPIIGDFWEAILFRTGDYQLRGRNPMEVHRQLHLRSAFKSDHFSRWLELFVKSVDDEFAGPRTEFIKFRARSIASRFQVNLGILSEGSTNPEEIAVEA; translated from the coding sequence ATGCGTGATATCGAAACAAGGACCGATATTGATCTCGTCATGCGTGTGTTCTACGAAAGGGCACTCGCTGACGAGGTCATCGGCTATATTTTCAGAGATGTCGCGAAGCTCGACCTCGAACACCATTTACCGATAATCGGCGATTTTTGGGAGGCGATCTTGTTTCGGACGGGCGATTATCAGCTTCGCGGGCGAAATCCGATGGAGGTTCATCGGCAACTGCATCTACGATCGGCATTCAAGTCCGATCACTTTTCGAGATGGCTCGAGCTATTTGTAAAAAGTGTCGATGACGAATTCGCCGGACCGCGGACTGAGTTCATTAAATTCCGGGCCCGATCGATCGCTAGCCGATTTCAGGTAAATCTCGGCATTCTGAGCGAAGGATCAACTAATCCCGAAGAAATTGCCGTAGAGGCATGA
- a CDS encoding Crp/Fnr family transcriptional regulator — protein MKPLLANISPELAATLYSRGNKRSYSVEQEIFAEGDSAEFLPVVITGAIKMYRSPEPGKEVIIGIFRNGEMFAVPPVFDGGPFPASASAIEDTQLLQIRRVAFQELLKESAEFAYSVIAWTCEMLREKTSIIRNLATASPEHRVGNVLIKLAEAHDPAFFPIRIAVRRQDIAEMASLTTETTIRVIRRFADQGMLRIIHGKVMIDSVMPLRQFLRD, from the coding sequence ATGAAACCGCTCCTAGCAAACATCAGCCCGGAACTTGCCGCAACGCTATACTCCCGCGGCAATAAACGCTCGTACAGTGTAGAACAAGAGATTTTCGCAGAAGGAGACTCTGCAGAATTCTTGCCTGTCGTTATTACCGGTGCGATCAAGATGTATCGCTCGCCCGAGCCCGGCAAAGAAGTGATAATCGGTATTTTTCGGAACGGCGAGATGTTTGCCGTGCCGCCTGTGTTTGATGGTGGGCCGTTTCCCGCTTCGGCTTCGGCGATCGAGGATACGCAGCTACTGCAGATCCGCCGTGTCGCGTTTCAGGAACTTTTGAAGGAGTCGGCCGAGTTTGCCTACTCCGTGATCGCCTGGACGTGCGAGATGCTTAGAGAAAAAACGTCGATCATCCGCAACCTTGCCACCGCCTCACCGGAACATCGTGTCGGCAATGTCCTCATAAAACTGGCCGAGGCACATGATCCTGCGTTTTTTCCGATTAGGATCGCGGTCCGTCGCCAAGACATCGCGGAAATGGCGAGCCTGACGACTGAAACAACGATCCGTGTAATTCGACGATTTGCCGATCAAGGAATGCTTCGGATCATTCACGGTAAGGTGATGATCGATTCGGTCATGCCTCTACGGCAATTTCTTCGGGATTAG
- a CDS encoding nitric-oxide reductase large subunit yields MKRLWIILGAVFVLSFAILGWVGTEIFRQAPPIPKEVVSTDGTVLIAAEQVSDGQNVWQAMGGMQVGSIWGHGSYVAPDWTADYLHRESVFILNSWAAAESGGTYDTLSSEKQAVLRQRLQDMMRTNTYDESTGNITVDPLRAKAFEDNLKHYSDVFANGNKDYAIQRNAQSDPVKLRSLTAFFFWTAWASVANRPNNNISYTSNFPSEPLVGNVPTSSAIVWTGVSVIMLIAGIGAMVWFYAGWRKEAEDSETPDSDPLIGETLTASQKATVKYFLVVSLLFLLQIVMGIITAHYGVEGGGLYGIPLQDYLPYVVSRTWHTQLGIFWIATAWLAAGLFISPYICGKEPKFQKLGVDVLFGALLIVVLGSMGGQWMSVMHKLGNGDLWFWFGHQGYEYVDLGRVWQAALFIGLLLWLFLIARAAIPALKREGTNKSLIWLFMGTTAGIALFYAPGLFWGMRSHITVVEYWRWWVVHLWVEGFFEVFATVVIAFLFARLKVIKAEHAAQASLLSGAIYLSGGIIGTLHHLYFAGTPTIALAFGSVFSALEIVPLVFVGYEAFENIRHSKVKPWLAQYKWVVYFFVAVAFWNLVGAGIFGFMINPPIALYYMQGLNTTAVHAHGALYGVYGTLGLALLLFCMRAMQPERIWNTKLLGFAFWAINIGMLMEMLLSLLPIGLLQTYQSVSVGYWSARSPEFMQTDLMQTLRWMRMVGDTVFAVGAVAFVWFALKLMLTKGTNRAAELP; encoded by the coding sequence ATGAAGAGGCTTTGGATAATATTAGGTGCGGTATTTGTATTGTCGTTTGCGATTTTGGGCTGGGTCGGAACGGAGATATTTCGTCAGGCTCCGCCGATACCGAAAGAGGTCGTATCGACCGACGGTACGGTGTTGATCGCGGCGGAACAGGTCTCAGACGGTCAAAATGTCTGGCAGGCAATGGGTGGAATGCAGGTCGGTTCGATCTGGGGGCACGGCTCTTATGTTGCTCCTGATTGGACTGCGGACTATTTGCATCGTGAATCAGTATTCATATTGAATTCGTGGGCCGCCGCCGAGTCGGGCGGCACATACGACACTCTCTCGAGCGAAAAGCAGGCCGTTCTTAGGCAGCGGCTGCAAGATATGATGCGTACGAATACGTACGACGAATCCACCGGAAATATAACTGTCGACCCGCTGCGGGCCAAGGCATTTGAGGACAATCTCAAACATTATTCGGACGTGTTTGCCAACGGCAACAAGGATTATGCGATCCAGCGAAATGCTCAGTCCGATCCGGTTAAGCTTCGCTCGCTCACCGCATTTTTCTTCTGGACAGCGTGGGCCTCGGTGGCGAATCGTCCTAACAATAACATTTCTTACACGAGTAATTTCCCGTCCGAGCCGCTCGTCGGGAACGTTCCGACGAGTTCGGCGATCGTCTGGACGGGTGTCAGCGTGATCATGCTCATCGCGGGTATCGGTGCGATGGTCTGGTTTTATGCGGGGTGGCGAAAGGAAGCTGAGGACAGCGAGACGCCCGATAGCGACCCGCTGATCGGAGAGACCCTGACCGCATCGCAAAAGGCGACGGTCAAGTATTTTCTCGTTGTTTCGCTACTTTTTTTACTGCAGATCGTGATGGGTATTATCACGGCGCATTACGGTGTCGAGGGCGGCGGTTTGTATGGAATTCCCCTCCAGGATTATCTGCCGTATGTCGTTTCACGAACGTGGCATACACAGCTCGGTATTTTCTGGATCGCCACGGCTTGGCTGGCGGCCGGCCTGTTTATCTCGCCGTATATCTGCGGAAAAGAACCGAAATTCCAGAAGCTCGGCGTTGACGTATTATTTGGTGCTTTGCTGATCGTCGTGCTCGGGTCGATGGGCGGGCAATGGATGAGCGTCATGCACAAACTCGGCAACGGCGATCTGTGGTTTTGGTTCGGCCATCAGGGTTATGAATACGTCGACCTCGGCCGCGTCTGGCAAGCGGCGTTGTTTATTGGCCTGCTTCTATGGCTGTTCCTGATCGCCCGTGCCGCAATTCCGGCATTGAAACGTGAAGGTACAAATAAGTCGCTGATCTGGCTTTTTATGGGTACAACGGCCGGCATAGCTCTGTTTTACGCTCCGGGTTTGTTCTGGGGAATGCGCTCGCATATCACGGTAGTCGAATATTGGCGTTGGTGGGTCGTTCACCTTTGGGTAGAAGGATTTTTTGAGGTCTTTGCGACTGTCGTTATCGCGTTCTTGTTCGCCCGATTAAAGGTGATCAAAGCCGAACATGCCGCGCAGGCCTCGCTGCTCTCGGGCGCGATATACCTTAGCGGCGGCATCATTGGAACGCTGCATCATTTGTACTTTGCCGGAACGCCGACAATAGCGTTGGCATTTGGATCGGTATTTAGCGCACTTGAGATCGTGCCGCTGGTATTTGTCGGCTACGAGGCGTTCGAGAATATCCGCCATTCGAAAGTGAAACCATGGCTTGCTCAATATAAATGGGTGGTCTATTTCTTCGTCGCGGTGGCGTTTTGGAACCTAGTTGGCGCGGGCATCTTCGGATTCATGATCAATCCGCCCATTGCTCTGTATTATATGCAAGGGCTCAATACCACTGCCGTTCACGCACACGGAGCATTGTACGGTGTGTATGGAACACTTGGCCTCGCTCTTCTGCTCTTTTGTATGAGGGCGATGCAGCCGGAACGGATCTGGAATACAAAGCTGCTCGGATTTGCTTTTTGGGCAATCAACATCGGTATGCTGATGGAGATGCTCCTAAGCCTATTGCCGATCGGATTACTGCAGACGTATCAGTCGGTATCGGTCGGTTATTGGTCGGCACGCAGCCCGGAATTTATGCAGACCGATCTAATGCAGACCTTGCGTTGGATGCGTATGGTAGGCGATACCGTATTCGCAGTGGGGGCAGTGGCGTTCGTTTGGTTCGCACTCAAGCTAATGTTGACCAAAGGGACAAACCGGGCTGCCGAACTTCCATAA
- a CDS encoding UbiA family prenyltransferase, with the protein MASLWQKLNTTLAMIKFEHTLFALPFAFLGAILAMSSLPDWREQFPNWWQLLWITVAMFGARSAAMTFNRIVDRDIDAKNPRTAGRELPSGKLSVGFAWAFLYVSIGVFLVASYSLNWLTFALSPVALICVLGYSYAKRFTAAAHILLGLALAISPSAAWIAVRGSLSDEIPILLSLMVLMWTAGFDVLYACQDFEFDKKSGLHSIPARFGIARSLWIARLFHFQAFIVLLILYLVTGLGFLALAGVVATGMLLVYQHTLIKANDLSKMNAAFFTTNAFVSVILLLTFGGAVFLEK; encoded by the coding sequence ATGGCAAGTCTCTGGCAAAAACTTAATACTACCCTCGCGATGATCAAGTTCGAGCATACTCTGTTCGCACTTCCCTTTGCGTTCCTGGGGGCGATCCTCGCAATGAGCTCGCTTCCGGACTGGCGGGAACAATTTCCAAATTGGTGGCAATTACTCTGGATCACGGTCGCAATGTTTGGTGCCCGTTCCGCGGCAATGACATTTAACCGTATTGTCGATAGAGATATCGACGCTAAGAACCCGCGCACCGCCGGCCGCGAATTGCCGAGCGGTAAGCTGTCGGTCGGATTTGCCTGGGCGTTTCTTTATGTTTCGATCGGCGTGTTTTTGGTAGCGTCGTACTCGCTTAATTGGCTCACGTTCGCACTGTCACCTGTCGCCCTGATATGCGTTCTTGGATATTCGTACGCAAAACGATTCACGGCTGCCGCTCATATTTTACTCGGCCTGGCTCTCGCGATATCGCCGTCAGCAGCGTGGATCGCCGTCAGGGGTTCGCTTAGCGATGAGATCCCGATATTACTCTCGTTGATGGTACTGATGTGGACGGCTGGTTTTGACGTACTTTATGCCTGTCAGGATTTTGAGTTTGATAAGAAGTCAGGACTACACTCGATACCCGCACGCTTCGGTATCGCACGTTCCCTTTGGATCGCTCGTTTATTTCATTTTCAGGCGTTTATAGTGTTGCTGATATTATATCTTGTCACCGGTTTGGGTTTCCTGGCTCTCGCTGGCGTTGTTGCGACGGGCATGTTGCTCGTATATCAGCACACACTCATCAAGGCTAATGATCTCAGCAAGATGAACGCGGCCTTCTTCACCACGAACGCCTTTGTCAGCGTTATTCTTCTTCTCACGTTCGGTGGTGCTGTTTTTCTTGAAAAATGA